In one Parvibaculum sp. genomic region, the following are encoded:
- a CDS encoding efflux RND transporter permease subunit, with protein sequence MKLSDVSVTRPVFAAVISMLLVAFGLVAFDRLPLREYPDIDPPIVSITTDYRGAAAAVVETRITEVIEERIAGIEGISFVQSSSEDGRSRITIEFNPGRDIDAAANDIRDRVSGILDVLPTEADPPDIQKADSSDDVIMWLNVVSDRLSMLELTDYVERHLVDRFSTQDGVARVRLSGARSYSMRIWLDRTALAARALTVGDVEAALIAENVELPAGSIESVQRQFTARVERGFRSEEDFRQLVLGQGADGYLVRLGDVARVERAAAEERTFFRGNRIPMVGIGIVKQSQANTLTVARAAKAEAERLAPGLPEGMEIRRSYDTSVFIEGAVNEVYKTLAIAVTLVILTIFVFLGSARATLVPAVTVPVSLIAPFLVLFALGFSVNLLTLLALVLAIGLVVDDTIVVLENIYRRMEEGETPLVAAYRGARQVGFAVIATTVVLISVFLPLAFVEGAIGRLFSEFAITMAAAVAFSSLVALSLSPMLCSKVLRPTSNRTRFNIAVDEGFDKLKTRYREVLARALLKPSITAATFGGLVVAALGLFIVIPSEYAPREDRGIFFVIVNGPEGASFNYINEYMTEIEDRLMPLVESGEVNRLLVRAPRSFGNLSSFNTGVAVIVLADWSERRSAWAIMDDVRARLADLPGVTASPMMRQGFGRGAVKPVQFVIGGGSYEELREWRDILIAAVEADNPGLINIDHDFKETKPQLRVEIDRNNAGDLGVTVGNIGRTLETVFGSRRVTTFADGGEEYDVILEGERSAQRTPSDMSNVFVRSERTGELIPLANLVTVNEAAGPASLNRYNRMRAITIDANLADGYTLGAALDHLRNLSRQHLPPNVAIDYRGQSLDFVRAGGALGFIFVLGLVVVFLVLAAQFESFVHPVVIILTVPLAITGGLFGIWITGGTINLYTQIGLIMLVGLAAKNGILIVEFANQLRDEGREFGEALIEAAAIRLRPILMTAITTIAGSVALILSFGAGAETRTAIGVVIFSGVIATTIFTLFVVPVAYQALARRTGSPGDTQRRLESEIERIEGAGLRPRPMEGAE encoded by the coding sequence ATGAAACTTTCCGACGTTTCGGTTACACGGCCCGTCTTCGCCGCCGTCATCAGCATGCTGCTGGTGGCCTTCGGTCTCGTTGCCTTCGACCGGCTCCCCTTGCGCGAATATCCCGACATCGACCCGCCGATCGTTTCGATCACCACCGATTATCGCGGCGCGGCTGCGGCCGTGGTCGAGACGCGCATCACCGAGGTCATCGAGGAGCGCATTGCCGGCATCGAAGGCATTTCATTCGTGCAATCCTCGAGCGAGGACGGACGCTCGCGCATCACCATCGAATTCAATCCTGGCCGCGACATCGACGCCGCCGCCAACGACATTCGCGACCGCGTGTCGGGGATTCTCGACGTCCTGCCGACCGAAGCCGATCCGCCGGACATCCAGAAGGCCGATTCCAGCGACGACGTCATCATGTGGCTCAATGTCGTCAGCGACCGTTTGTCGATGCTGGAACTGACCGATTATGTGGAGCGCCATCTCGTCGACCGGTTTTCGACGCAGGACGGCGTGGCGCGTGTCAGGCTCAGCGGCGCGCGCAGCTATTCGATGCGCATCTGGCTCGACCGTACCGCACTTGCGGCGCGGGCGCTGACGGTCGGCGATGTCGAGGCGGCGCTGATCGCCGAGAATGTCGAGCTGCCGGCCGGCAGTATCGAATCCGTGCAGCGACAGTTCACCGCGCGGGTCGAACGCGGCTTTCGCAGCGAAGAAGATTTCCGCCAGCTCGTTCTCGGCCAGGGCGCGGACGGCTATCTGGTGCGGCTCGGCGATGTCGCGCGCGTCGAACGCGCGGCCGCCGAAGAGCGAACGTTCTTTCGCGGCAATCGCATACCGATGGTCGGCATCGGCATCGTCAAACAATCGCAGGCCAATACGCTGACGGTGGCGCGCGCCGCCAAGGCCGAAGCCGAACGTCTTGCGCCGGGCTTGCCCGAGGGCATGGAGATCAGACGCAGCTACGACACCAGCGTCTTCATCGAAGGAGCGGTAAACGAAGTCTACAAGACGCTCGCCATCGCCGTCACATTGGTCATCCTGACGATTTTCGTTTTTCTCGGCAGCGCGCGGGCAACGCTCGTTCCGGCCGTCACCGTGCCTGTGTCGTTGATCGCGCCCTTTCTCGTGCTGTTCGCACTCGGCTTTTCGGTCAATCTCCTGACGCTGCTGGCGCTGGTGCTCGCCATCGGGCTTGTGGTCGACGATACGATCGTGGTGCTCGAAAATATCTACCGGCGCATGGAGGAAGGCGAGACGCCGCTTGTCGCCGCCTATCGGGGCGCGCGGCAGGTGGGGTTTGCGGTCATCGCAACGACCGTGGTGCTGATTTCGGTCTTTCTTCCTCTCGCCTTCGTCGAAGGAGCGATCGGGCGGCTCTTTTCCGAGTTCGCAATCACCATGGCGGCGGCGGTTGCCTTTTCAAGCCTTGTCGCGCTCAGCCTGTCGCCGATGCTGTGCTCCAAAGTCCTGCGGCCGACCTCCAATCGTACCCGCTTCAACATCGCCGTCGACGAGGGCTTCGACAAACTCAAGACGCGCTACCGCGAGGTGCTGGCGCGCGCGCTTCTCAAGCCGTCGATTACGGCGGCAACCTTCGGCGGGCTTGTTGTCGCGGCGCTCGGCCTTTTCATCGTCATTCCGTCCGAATATGCGCCGCGTGAAGACCGCGGCATCTTCTTCGTGATCGTCAACGGGCCCGAAGGTGCATCGTTCAACTATATCAACGAATACATGACAGAGATCGAGGACCGGCTGATGCCGCTGGTCGAGAGCGGCGAGGTCAACCGGCTGCTGGTGCGCGCGCCGCGTTCGTTCGGCAATCTGTCGAGTTTCAACACCGGGGTCGCCGTCATCGTGCTGGCCGACTGGAGCGAGCGCCGCTCGGCATGGGCGATCATGGATGATGTGCGGGCGCGCCTTGCCGACCTGCCGGGCGTCACTGCTTCGCCGATGATGCGGCAGGGCTTCGGGCGCGGCGCGGTCAAGCCTGTGCAGTTCGTCATCGGCGGCGGCTCCTATGAAGAGCTCCGCGAATGGCGCGACATCCTGATCGCGGCGGTCGAGGCGGACAATCCCGGCCTCATCAATATCGACCACGACTTCAAGGAAACCAAGCCGCAGCTTCGCGTCGAAATTGACCGCAACAATGCAGGCGATCTCGGCGTGACGGTGGGCAATATCGGGCGAACGCTCGAAACCGTGTTCGGCTCGCGCCGGGTGACGACCTTTGCCGATGGCGGCGAGGAATACGACGTCATTCTCGAAGGCGAACGTTCCGCGCAGCGGACGCCGAGCGACATGAGCAATGTCTTCGTGCGCTCGGAGCGGACGGGCGAACTGATACCGCTCGCCAATCTCGTCACCGTCAACGAGGCGGCGGGACCGGCCAGCCTCAACCGCTACAACCGCATGCGGGCCATCACCATCGACGCCAACCTCGCCGACGGCTACACGCTGGGCGCCGCGCTCGACCACCTGCGCAATCTCTCGCGCCAGCACCTGCCGCCGAACGTCGCCATCGACTATCGCGGCCAGTCGCTCGACTTCGTGCGGGCCGGCGGCGCGCTCGGCTTCATCTTCGTGCTCGGCCTTGTCGTCGTCTTCCTGGTGCTGGCGGCGCAGTTCGAGAGTTTCGTTCATCCGGTCGTCATCATCCTGACCGTGCCGCTGGCGATCACCGGCGGACTGTTCGGCATCTGGATAACGGGCGGTACGATCAACCTCTATACGCAGATCGGGCTCATCATGCTGGTCGGGTTGGCCGCCAAGAACGGTATCCTGATCGTCGAGTTCGCCAACCAGCTGCGCGACGAGGGGCGGGAGTTCGGCGAAGCGCTGATCGAAGCGGCAGCGATCCGGCTGCGCCCGATCCTGATGACGGCGATCACGACGATTGCGGGTTCCGTGGCGCTGATCCTTTCCTTCGGCGCCGGCGCCGAGACGCGCACCGCCATCGGCGTCGTGATTTTTTCCGGCGTCATCGCCACCACGATCTTTACTCTCTTCGTGGTTCCGGTCGCCTACCAGGCGCTGGCGCGCCGCACCGGGTCGCCCGGCGACACGCAGCGCCGGCTCGAGAGCGAGATCGAGCGGATCGAGGGCGCGGGCTTGCGGCCGCGTCCCATGGAAGGTGCGGAATAA
- a CDS encoding efflux RND transporter periplasmic adaptor subunit: MRLPILTAAFSAVLFASAGLSGAGAQEGPVQNVIVAPAVIDRFVDQVEALGTTFANESVTITANVSDKVVEILFDDGQQVEQDQVLVLLRRDEQRAELEAAEAVLAERRTAYNRASELERRQYTATAQLEERRAALRQAEANRDGAKARLDDREIRAPFEGVVGLRNISPGTLVTPGSVITTLDDLDPIKLDFTVPAAYLANIRPGLEIRATTTALPGREFRGTVRSVATQVDRVTRSITARAFISNEDHALKPGLLMTVRLLKNPRDAVVIPEEALVPSGTQNFVFVIDRASNKAERREIKTGGRRPGAVEVVSGLVRGEIVVTHGTMQVRDGMTVNIVKEETPEQTLGRLGTTVVQ; this comes from the coding sequence ATGCGTCTGCCGATACTCACCGCCGCGTTTTCTGCCGTGCTGTTCGCAAGCGCCGGCCTTTCGGGCGCCGGCGCGCAGGAGGGGCCCGTGCAGAACGTCATCGTCGCACCGGCCGTCATCGACCGTTTCGTCGATCAGGTCGAGGCGCTCGGCACGACCTTCGCCAATGAAAGCGTCACCATCACCGCCAATGTGTCGGACAAGGTCGTGGAGATCCTTTTCGACGACGGACAACAGGTCGAGCAGGACCAGGTTCTGGTTTTGCTCCGGCGCGACGAACAGCGCGCCGAACTGGAGGCAGCGGAGGCCGTTCTGGCCGAACGGCGGACCGCCTATAACCGCGCCAGCGAACTGGAGCGGCGGCAATACACCGCAACCGCACAACTGGAGGAACGGCGCGCGGCGCTGCGCCAGGCGGAGGCCAATCGCGACGGTGCGAAGGCGCGGCTCGACGACCGCGAAATCCGCGCGCCCTTCGAGGGCGTGGTGGGCCTGCGCAACATCAGCCCCGGTACGCTGGTGACGCCGGGCAGCGTCATCACGACGCTCGACGATCTCGATCCGATCAAGCTCGACTTCACGGTGCCCGCGGCCTATCTGGCCAATATCCGGCCGGGGCTCGAAATCCGTGCGACGACGACGGCGCTTCCGGGCCGCGAATTTCGCGGTACCGTGCGCAGCGTCGCGACGCAGGTCGACCGCGTGACGCGCTCGATCACGGCGCGCGCCTTTATCTCCAACGAGGACCATGCGCTGAAGCCGGGCCTGCTGATGACGGTGCGGCTTCTGAAAAACCCGCGCGATGCGGTCGTGATCCCGGAAGAAGCGCTGGTGCCGTCGGGTACACAGAACTTCGTTTTCGTTATCGACCGCGCCAGCAACAAGGCCGAGCGGCGCGAGATCAAAACCGGCGGGCGGCGGCCCGGCGCCGTCGAAGTGGTCAGCGGGCTCGTACGCGGCGAAATTGTCGTGACGCATGGCACGATGCAGGTGCGCGACGGCATGACGGTCAATATCGTCAAGGAAGAAACGCCGGAACAGACGCTCGGGCGGCTCGGCACGACGGTCGTCCAGTAG
- a CDS encoding iron ABC transporter permease, which produces MAGRARRRAASGWTLAALAVALVLLAPSLTVLASLVLPASENWAHLRATVLPAYVANTLWLMVLVALMAGVIGVGTAWLVVAARFPGQRIFNWALVLPLAMPAYIIAYVYTDLLAFAGPVQSGLRALTGWSGGDYVFPNIRSLPGAAIMLSLVLYPYVYLLARTAFQRQSAALFEAARMLGARPWRAFLRVALPCARPAIAGGLALALMETISDFGVVDYFAVPTLTTGIFRTWFSLGDALAAAQIAAWLFLFALALVMIEMVSRRGRVANPLARDMAARPVTLKGGRAAAATIACALPVLLGFVVPAIVLARYALIEGDPLVGRSFLDFASNSLFVACVAAVLATALALLLAYGERLHPTPFNRISIRLATLGYALPGAMIAIGILTLTTGVDRALAGFAETYLGFAPGLLITGSAAGLVFAYVARFLTAAFNATHSGLEKIHPTLDAAARSLGAPPGRVLRAVHVPLLRGALASAVLLVFIDVMKELPATLLLRPFNFETLATRTYRLASDERLAEASTAALTIVALGLLPTILLSLSIARSGIRPPAPPSDTAHANVTPPAA; this is translated from the coding sequence ATGGCCGGCCGTGCGCGACGCCGCGCCGCATCGGGTTGGACGCTGGCGGCGCTCGCCGTCGCGCTGGTGCTGCTCGCCCCCTCGCTGACGGTGCTGGCAAGCCTTGTGCTGCCCGCGAGCGAGAACTGGGCACATCTGCGCGCCACCGTGCTGCCCGCCTATGTGGCGAACACGCTCTGGCTGATGGTGCTTGTGGCGCTGATGGCGGGCGTTATCGGCGTCGGCACGGCATGGCTGGTCGTCGCGGCGCGGTTTCCGGGCCAGCGCATATTCAACTGGGCGCTGGTGCTGCCGCTGGCGATGCCAGCGTATATCATCGCCTATGTCTATACCGACCTGCTTGCCTTCGCCGGACCGGTGCAGAGCGGTTTGCGCGCGCTGACAGGATGGAGCGGCGGCGACTACGTCTTTCCGAATATCCGTTCGCTGCCCGGCGCGGCCATCATGCTGAGCCTCGTCCTCTACCCTTACGTCTACCTGCTGGCGCGCACCGCCTTTCAGCGGCAATCGGCGGCGCTCTTCGAAGCGGCGCGCATGCTCGGCGCGCGGCCGTGGCGGGCATTCCTTCGCGTGGCGCTTCCCTGCGCGCGGCCGGCCATCGCGGGCGGCCTCGCGCTGGCGCTGATGGAGACGATTTCCGATTTCGGCGTCGTCGATTATTTCGCGGTGCCGACGCTGACGACCGGCATTTTCCGCACCTGGTTCAGCCTTGGCGACGCGCTGGCCGCGGCGCAAATCGCCGCCTGGCTTTTTCTTTTCGCGCTGGCGCTGGTGATGATCGAGATGGTCAGCCGCCGCGGCCGCGTCGCCAATCCGCTGGCGCGCGACATGGCGGCGCGCCCGGTGACGCTCAAAGGCGGCCGGGCCGCGGCCGCGACGATTGCCTGCGCGCTGCCGGTGTTGCTGGGCTTCGTCGTTCCGGCCATCGTGCTCGCCCGCTATGCCCTGATCGAAGGCGATCCGCTGGTCGGGCGCAGCTTTCTCGATTTCGCCTCCAACAGTCTTTTCGTCGCCTGTGTCGCGGCGGTGCTGGCGACCGCGCTGGCGCTGCTGCTCGCCTATGGCGAACGCCTGCATCCGACACCCTTCAACCGCATTTCGATCCGCCTCGCAACGCTCGGCTATGCGCTGCCGGGCGCCATGATCGCCATCGGTATCCTGACGCTGACAACCGGCGTCGACCGCGCGCTGGCGGGCTTTGCCGAAACATATCTCGGCTTCGCGCCCGGCCTTCTCATCACCGGCTCGGCCGCCGGTCTTGTCTTCGCCTATGTCGCGCGCTTCCTGACCGCCGCCTTCAACGCGACCCATAGCGGGCTTGAGAAAATCCACCCCACGCTCGACGCGGCCGCGCGCAGCCTCGGCGCGCCGCCGGGCCGCGTCCTGCGCGCCGTTCACGTGCCCCTGCTGCGCGGCGCACTGGCGAGCGCCGTGTTGTTGGTTTTCATCGACGTGATGAAGGAATTGCCGGCGACGCTGCTGTTGCGGCCCTTCAATTTCGAGACGCTGGCCACCCGGACCTACCGCCTCGCCTCCGATGAAAGGCTCGCCGAAGCTTCGACGGCGGCACTGACCATTGTCGCGCTCGGGCTCTTGCCGACAATCCTGCTCAGCCTGTCGATTGCGCGCTCCGGCATCCGCCCGCCGGCGCCGCCGAGCGACACCGCACACGCAAATGTGACGCCGCCGGCCGCCTGA
- a CDS encoding ABC transporter ATP-binding protein: MTLAFRNVGHRYGDLQVLSGVSLEARAGEILCLLGPSGSGKTTLLRLAAGLEVLQEGSIDLGGAVLAMPGRALPPEKRPFGMVFQDNALFPHLTVAENIAFGLSRRPKEEQARIVAQRLAAVGLSGFEPRYPHTLSGGQQQRVALARALAPEPAAMLLDEPFASVDVTRRRSLREEARRTLKSAGVITLVVTHDPVEALEIADRIAVMEGGRIAQCATPEELYANPASALVASLFGEAQRFPATVSSGRAVTAYGSVPAADFHEGAAVEVIVRPEAVTLGAPNGAENTFLVNDLRFLGHDWLVLLSAAASPALEPLRARVTDPGALKIGAAASLDFDPQGTFVFAAKP; this comes from the coding sequence ATGACGCTGGCGTTCCGCAATGTCGGACACAGATATGGCGACCTTCAGGTGTTGTCCGGCGTCTCGCTGGAGGCGCGGGCGGGCGAGATTCTCTGCCTGCTCGGACCGTCGGGCAGCGGCAAGACGACGCTGCTGCGGCTGGCGGCCGGACTTGAAGTCCTGCAGGAGGGGTCGATCGATCTTGGCGGCGCGGTGCTGGCGATGCCGGGACGCGCGTTGCCGCCCGAAAAGCGGCCGTTCGGCATGGTTTTTCAGGACAATGCGCTCTTTCCGCATCTCACGGTGGCCGAGAACATCGCCTTCGGATTGAGCCGCCGCCCGAAGGAGGAGCAGGCCCGCATCGTCGCGCAACGGCTTGCCGCCGTTGGACTTTCCGGCTTCGAGCCGCGCTACCCGCACACGCTGTCGGGCGGCCAGCAGCAGCGCGTGGCGCTGGCCCGCGCGCTGGCGCCGGAACCGGCGGCGATGCTGCTCGACGAACCCTTCGCGAGCGTCGACGTGACGCGCCGCCGCAGCCTGCGCGAGGAAGCGCGGCGAACGCTGAAAAGCGCTGGCGTTATTACACTTGTCGTCACGCATGACCCTGTGGAGGCGCTCGAAATCGCCGACCGGATCGCGGTGATGGAGGGCGGCCGCATCGCCCAGTGCGCGACGCCCGAAGAACTCTACGCAAATCCCGCAAGTGCCCTTGTGGCCTCGCTTTTCGGCGAGGCGCAGCGCTTTCCGGCGACCGTATCGTCGGGCCGCGCGGTGACGGCCTACGGATCGGTGCCGGCCGCCGATTTTCACGAAGGGGCGGCGGTCGAGGTGATCGTGCGGCCCGAAGCGGTGACGCTCGGCGCGCCGAATGGCGCCGAAAACACCTTCCTGGTCAATGACTTGCGCTTCCTCGGCCATGACTGGCTGGTGCTGCTCTCGGCTGCTGCCTCGCCGGCGCTGGAGCCGTTGCGCGCCCGCGTGACCGACCCCGGCGCCTTGAAAATCGGCGCCGCCGCCAGCCTCGATTTCGACCCGCAGGGCACCTTCGTATTCGCCGCGAAGCCCTGA
- a CDS encoding Fe(3+) ABC transporter substrate-binding protein: MSRLLAGILVLGVVLAVIVGSQMGSNETATPTVTPLELNIYSARHYDTDLALYDKFTEETGIAINLIEGDSDELIARIEREGAQSPADLLITVDAGRLWRAEEKGLFQAVVSETLETRIPEHLRHPDGLWFGLSKRARIIIYNKAKGRPEKLETYADLADPLHKGEICMRSSSNIYNLSLLAATIEHRGTEEAENWAKGVVANFAREPQGNDTGNIQAVAAGECRISLANTYYVGRLMGSGNAGDRTVADAVELVFPDQEGNGTHVNIGGAGVLVHAPNRANAVRFIEFLTSDWAQRAFSEQNHEYAVVPGVEIDTPLNAFTFREDALNASALGRNQPEAVRIFDRAGWK, translated from the coding sequence ATGTCACGTCTCCTTGCCGGCATACTTGTTCTCGGTGTTGTCCTCGCTGTCATCGTCGGGTCCCAAATGGGCTCGAACGAAACGGCGACACCGACCGTCACCCCGCTCGAACTCAACATCTATTCGGCCCGCCACTACGACACCGACCTCGCGCTCTACGACAAGTTCACCGAGGAGACCGGCATCGCGATCAATCTGATCGAGGGCGACAGCGACGAACTGATCGCGCGCATCGAACGCGAAGGCGCGCAGAGCCCGGCCGACCTGCTGATCACGGTCGATGCGGGGCGGCTGTGGCGCGCCGAGGAGAAGGGCCTCTTCCAGGCGGTCGTCTCCGAAACGCTGGAGACGCGCATCCCCGAACATCTGCGCCATCCGGACGGCTTGTGGTTCGGCCTGTCAAAGCGCGCCCGCATCATCATCTACAACAAGGCGAAGGGCCGTCCCGAAAAGCTCGAAACCTATGCCGACCTCGCGGACCCCTTGCACAAGGGCGAGATCTGCATGCGCTCGTCGTCGAACATCTACAATCTCTCGCTGCTGGCCGCGACGATCGAACATCGGGGTACGGAAGAAGCCGAAAACTGGGCGAAAGGCGTCGTCGCCAATTTCGCGCGCGAACCGCAAGGCAACGACACCGGAAACATCCAGGCGGTGGCGGCCGGCGAATGCCGCATCTCGCTCGCGAACACCTATTATGTCGGCCGCCTGATGGGGTCCGGCAACGCCGGCGACCGTACGGTCGCCGATGCGGTCGAACTTGTTTTTCCCGATCAGGAAGGCAACGGCACGCATGTCAATATCGGCGGCGCCGGTGTTCTCGTTCATGCGCCGAACCGCGCCAACGCGGTGCGCTTCATCGAATTCCTGACAAGCGATTGGGCGCAGCGCGCCTTCAGCGAACAGAACCACGAATATGCGGTCGTACCCGGCGTCGAGATCGACACGCCGCTCAACGCCTTCACCTTCAGGGAAGACGCGTTGAACGCCAGCGCGCTGGGCCGCAACCAGCCGGAAGCCGTGCGCATCTTCGACCGCGCGGGGTGGAAGTAG
- a CDS encoding DASS family sodium-coupled anion symporter produces the protein MTTETTEAERVSYNPKAIVAGLAVSGLMLALPAPDGLSPEGWRLAALVALMAIWWVTEAIPVYATGLLPLVGFPLLGIATIGAAAAPYANPIIFLFLGGFLIAAAMQATGLHERIALHVLARTGTGARQLVGGFMLTAAFLSMWVSNTATAVMMVPIAMSVIAITVADDGVHAPRGGLDVALLLAVAYGASIGGIATLIGTPPNAFLAGYMAQEHGLEIGFAQWMMFALPLSLVMLACCWLTLTRLAFRLDGRPIAGVAATLGRALDDLGPIRRPEKTVAVVFALAALAWIAQPLIATVIPNLSDTVIAILAALALFIIPAGGGKPALNWEHAARVPYGLLLLFGGGLSLAAAFGSTGLALWLAGGLGAAAGLPAILVILLIVATIVFLTELTSNIATTAAMVPLLAGVAVGAGIHPLLLCAPAALAASCAFMLPVATPPNAVVFGAGHVTIPQMAKAGFWLNLFAIVVVTAMAYALLGWAFPLVG, from the coding sequence GTGACGACGGAGACGACAGAGGCCGAGCGCGTCTCCTACAATCCGAAAGCCATTGTCGCCGGCCTTGCCGTTTCCGGGCTGATGCTGGCGCTGCCGGCGCCGGACGGGCTTTCGCCAGAGGGCTGGCGGCTCGCGGCGCTGGTCGCGCTGATGGCGATCTGGTGGGTGACGGAAGCGATCCCGGTCTATGCGACCGGCCTGCTGCCGCTTGTCGGCTTTCCGCTGCTCGGCATCGCCACCATCGGCGCCGCGGCCGCGCCTTACGCCAACCCGATCATCTTTCTTTTTCTCGGCGGCTTCCTGATCGCCGCCGCGATGCAGGCGACCGGCCTTCACGAACGCATCGCGCTCCATGTGTTGGCGCGCACCGGTACCGGCGCGCGCCAGCTTGTCGGCGGCTTCATGCTGACCGCCGCCTTCCTCTCGATGTGGGTCTCGAACACCGCGACCGCCGTGATGATGGTGCCGATCGCGATGTCGGTCATCGCAATCACCGTTGCGGATGACGGCGTTCACGCGCCGCGCGGCGGGCTCGACGTGGCGCTCTTGCTCGCGGTCGCCTATGGCGCCAGCATCGGCGGCATCGCCACCCTGATCGGCACGCCGCCCAACGCCTTTCTCGCCGGCTACATGGCGCAGGAACACGGCCTCGAAATCGGCTTTGCGCAGTGGATGATGTTCGCCCTGCCCCTGTCGCTCGTCATGCTTGCCTGCTGCTGGCTCACATTGACGCGCCTCGCCTTCCGTCTCGACGGGCGGCCCATTGCCGGCGTCGCCGCGACGCTCGGCCGGGCGCTTGACGATCTCGGCCCGATCCGGCGGCCCGAAAAAACCGTCGCCGTGGTTTTCGCGCTCGCCGCCCTTGCCTGGATCGCGCAACCGCTGATCGCGACCGTCATCCCGAACCTGTCCGACACCGTCATCGCGATCCTTGCGGCGCTGGCGCTGTTCATCATACCGGCGGGCGGAGGCAAGCCGGCGCTCAACTGGGAACATGCGGCCCGCGTGCCTTACGGATTGCTGCTGCTATTCGGCGGGGGCTTGAGCCTCGCCGCCGCATTCGGTTCGACGGGGCTTGCGCTCTGGCTTGCCGGCGGCCTCGGCGCGGCGGCGGGCCTGCCCGCGATCCTCGTCATCCTGCTGATCGTCGCCACCATCGTCTTCCTGACCGAACTCACCAGCAACATCGCGACGACGGCCGCCATGGTGCCGCTCTTGGCCGGTGTCGCGGTCGGTGCGGGCATCCACCCGCTCCTCCTCTGCGCGCCCGCCGCGCTCGCCGCGAGCTGCGCCTTCATGCTGCCGGTCGCGACGCCGCCCAACGCCGTCGTCTTCGGCGCCGGCCATGTTACGATCCCGCAAATGGCCAAGGCCGGTTTCTGGCTCAACCTCTTTGCCATCGTCGTCGTCACGGCCATGGCCTATGCGCTGCTGGGCTGGGCCTTTCCGCTGGTGGGGTGA
- a CDS encoding superoxide dismutase has protein sequence MLELPPLPYEEDALAPHISAKTLSFHYGKHHKGYVDKTNKAIEGTELDDLALVPLIRKVANDAAQQSLFNNAAQVWNHDFYWRSMTPKGGGRPKGLIGERIDRDLGGYKKFRDSFKEMATGQFGSGYCWLVLGAEGKLKIQATANAQTPIAGTRDVPLLTTDVWEHSYYLDYQHKRAAYIDAFLDNLINWEFAETNLAAVPEREAVE, from the coding sequence ATGCTCGAACTCCCTCCGCTTCCCTATGAGGAAGATGCGCTCGCGCCGCATATTTCCGCGAAGACGCTTTCCTTTCACTACGGCAAACATCACAAGGGATATGTCGACAAGACCAACAAGGCGATCGAGGGTACCGAACTCGACGATCTTGCGCTGGTGCCGCTGATCCGCAAAGTGGCGAACGACGCCGCACAGCAGAGCCTCTTCAACAACGCTGCGCAGGTCTGGAACCACGACTTCTACTGGCGCTCGATGACACCGAAGGGCGGCGGCCGGCCGAAGGGCCTTATTGGCGAGCGAATCGACCGCGATCTCGGCGGCTACAAAAAATTCCGCGACAGCTTCAAGGAGATGGCGACCGGTCAGTTCGGCTCGGGCTATTGCTGGCTGGTGCTCGGCGCCGAGGGCAAGCTGAAAATCCAGGCCACCGCCAATGCGCAAACGCCGATCGCCGGCACGCGCGACGTGCCGCTGCTCACAACCGATGTCTGGGAGCACAGCTATTACCTCGACTACCAGCACAAGCGCGCCGCCTATATCGACGCCTTTCTCGACAATCTCATCAACTGGGAGTTTGCCGAAACGAACCTTGCGGCGGTCCCCGAGCGTGAGGCCGTCGAATAG
- a CDS encoding Hsp20 family protein: MIQFNSPFLLGFEQMERLLERATKASDGYPPYNVEQLAATAGEALRITLAVAGFSRDELSVTVENNELVIRGRQRDEEGRTYLHRGIAARQFQRAFVLADGMEVTGAVLENGLLKVDLARPEPQKTVRRIEIVEEAPETVRRPQRAERRAEATE; this comes from the coding sequence ATGATCCAGTTCAACAGCCCGTTCCTACTGGGCTTCGAGCAGATGGAACGGTTGCTCGAACGGGCCACGAAGGCCTCCGACGGCTATCCGCCCTACAATGTCGAACAGCTCGCCGCGACGGCGGGCGAGGCGCTTCGGATCACGCTGGCGGTCGCCGGATTTTCGCGCGACGAGCTTTCCGTGACGGTCGAGAACAACGAACTCGTCATTCGCGGGCGGCAGCGCGACGAGGAAGGCCGCACCTATCTGCATCGCGGCATCGCGGCACGGCAGTTTCAGCGCGCCTTCGTGCTGGCCGACGGCATGGAGGTGACGGGCGCGGTTCTCGAGAACGGCTTGCTGAAAGTCGATCTCGCGCGGCCGGAGCCGCAAAAGACCGTGCGGCGGATCGAGATTGTCGAAGAGGCGCCCGAGACCGTTCGCCGCCCGCAGCGCGCCGAGCGCCGCGCCGAGGCGACGGAGTGA